The following are encoded in a window of Rosa chinensis cultivar Old Blush chromosome 4, RchiOBHm-V2, whole genome shotgun sequence genomic DNA:
- the LOC112200477 gene encoding helicase protein MOM1 isoform X1 has protein sequence MPLLPVQFLPGHPALYFPNLNCPLNTDLTPCGALSIFFHFCSFGLVLLPTLYQSFTRCWVFHFVSVLRTTQKRSCHFYDLQLRIVRVQPTSLDAAKIFVELLLEYVLNNHLIKRELTMLQAFQISLCWTAASLLKQKVNHKESLACVKKHLNFNCNKDEVDYVYAMLQCLKSTAYFKAAESPKFAESSCRCPLKDHSDAKVSHSVTCKFHKVTSEHGDLSLNQEYIAQKDVSKSIKQIQKKFQKKMKKFNDKQLKERSEILRSYKEEKENLEFKHKIESIVIRTCLWRNILLKKGKPKMWEIEQEKEVEDHKHQMEMRLEHLKKLQLEAASKLKKKEDTWVEELKRWAHDELFYRPSLDAPESAHSMTVGVMELSKTADYVTDKACSRPITATTPSWSISTNSALDTMTSEAGLFTDVMGKNNSGKSCHDQENFVSVNSGAKNFITVGGTSDNAEVLLDVTEICSTAALTEAITFSLPSFDECLHNTNPLPISDAVVRLEVAETVNSVDGPQRPLLLNLTSLEQNPNGAAVSVPDSEAPVGLHETISTGHDLCNVGSEIPHSCEEQAHVISPVTMQDKEAETGVHVMLDDDLENLVAMDLPSSEEQISKSATEKENSQVHETISSSHDLHNVVSVIPPSSEGRNLMMSIATVQDKEAEAGVLDKESNDYASLGEDQGNLVNVHSSSSEEKIAESTSGKLNGEAQILASDSATQVNQQNLVDSAVNGNSNQEMPLDSSPSVQPLIALVLGGSLTANQADQDHGTDMLATSSAAQDGDAQACVNQNTCQPMDSHFHDGIEFQPSSEDSDFNQVTHVAMQFNANLPAFSEQTGLQPLTSFSLNQPSYVPTNGFGLPFSDTRSTFVTSNLPLPFNCDLLQKELERLGREREENLKSHENKKLQLKSDMEKGIEELKAEICQEYETELQQIEAEFFLKKEDLLAVHGKVLIHTMLARAWDLAFKSIGKDNTGSSSSGVHHDGNFAVDRQLVQSCMQQNAQMPSLVSNSSLANPPAACRQTTPLALATSPHYAAPLIQNVDLLPTSSPGLSSTNAASHPHIGSFSSSTGRPQGRVEIRSPLPHLQPRRPSTPFTGGTSPFSHEDGSSNQQSHRSSPSSSLLELFLTQTPAPTQMSVPYNMGHDHETAGEPSISVTGTSPVYPQCEVISNQQPHRNFPPSLSSHRQRPLAFTQQFDLLPTPPPGLSSTNAASHPHMGSFSSSTGRPQGRVEIRSPLPHLQPRRPSTPLTRGNSPFSHKDGSSNQQSHRSSPSSSLLELFLTQPPRPHRCLFPIIYNMIMKLQGNLQYPLLVPVLSIHNVKLYQISSHIGIPLHLPYFHLILNDLWPPHTHNLIFCLLLLLAFLRPMQQVTPTSVPSPLQQEDPKVELRFVPLPHIFNLVDFQHLLLEVPVLSLMKMGHQISSHIETHFRHLSWNFFSHSPQRPHGCLFPIIWNMIMKLQRNLQYPLLVPVLSINNVELYQISSQIGIPLQLLHYFLLIPNDPWSPHNNLFLII, from the exons ATGCCACTATTGCCTGTCCAATTCCTTCCCGGCCATCCTGCTCTGTACTTTCCAAATCTCAACTGTCCTCTTAACACAGACTTAACACCCTGTGGAGCCCTCAGCATCTTCTTTCACTTTTGTTCTTTTGGCCTTGTCCTCCTCCCCACACTTTATCAAAGCTTCACGCGGTGTTGGGTGTTCCACTTCGTTTCTGTGTTGAGAACAACCCAGAAACGAAGCTGCCATTTCTACGACCTCCAATTAAGGATTGTTCGAGTTCAACCCACATCCTTG GATGCTGCCAAGATTTTCGTTGAACTGCTTCTTGAATATGTACTCAATAACCACCTTATTAAAAGAGAATTAACAATGTTGCAGGCTTTTCAGATATCTCTG TGTTGGACTGCAGCGTCATTGCTGAAGCAGAAAGTCAATCACAAAGAATCCCTTGCCTGTGTGAAGAAGCATCTTAACTTCAATTGCAATAAGGACGAGGTGGACTACGTGTATGCAATGCTGCAGTGTCTGAAAAGTACAGCATATTTTAAGGCTGCAGAGTCTCCAAAATTTGCTGAATCATCTTGTAGATGTCCTTTGAAGGACCATTCAGATGCAAAGGTTTCTCACTCTGTCACTTGTAAATTCCATAAGGTCACATCAGAGCATGGTGACTTGTCACTAAATCAAGAATATATAGCACAAAAGGATGTCTCAAAGAGTATCAAACAAATTCAGAAAAAGTTccaaaagaagatgaaaaaaTTTAATGATAAGCAATTGAAAGAGAGAAGTGAAATTTTGAGAAGTTAcaaggaagagaaggaaaaCCTGGAATTTAAGCACAAAATAGAGTCCATTGTTATTCGAACTTGTTTGTGGAGAAATATATTGCTCAAAAAAGGTAAGCCTAAAATGTGGGAAAttgaacaagaaaaagaagtgGAAGACCATAAACACCAAATGGAAATGCGTCTTGAACATCTCAAGAAATTGCAGCTGGAAGCAGCAAGCAAGCTAAAGAAGAAGGAGGACACATGGGTAGAAGAATTGAAAAGATGGGCTCATGATGAATTGTTTTATAGGCCATCTTTAGATGCACCTGAGTCTGCACATAGCATGACCGTGGGAGTGATGGAATTGTCTAAAACAGCTGATTATGTTACTGATAAAGCATGCAGTCGTCCCATTACAGCAACAACTCCATCTTGGTCCATTAGCACCAATTCTGCATTAGATACAATGACTTCTGAGGCTGGTTTATTTACTGATGTTATGGGGAAGAACAATTCTGGCAAGTCTTGTCATGATCAAGAGAATTTTGTATCTGTAAACTCTGGTGCCAAAAACTTTATTACTGTTGGAGGCACTTCTGACAATGCTGAGGTTCTGCTGGATGTTACTGAAATCTGCTCTACTGCTGCTCTAACTGAAGCTATAACCTTCAGTCTTCCTTCATTTGATGAATGCCTTCACAATACAAATCCATTACCCATTTCTGATGCAGTGGTCAGACTAGAAGTGGCTGAAACTGTCAATTCAGTTGATGGTCCACAGCGACCCCTTCTTTTGAATCTGACATCTCTAGAACAGAATCCTAATGGTGCCGCAGTAAGTGTTCCTGACAGTGAGGCTCCAGTGGGATTGCATGAGACCATCAGTACAGGTCATGATTTGTGTAATGTTGGGTCCGAGATCCCACATTCATGTGAGGAACAAGCTCATGTAATCAGTCCAGTGACTATGCAAGATAAAGAGGCCGAAACGGGAGTGCATGTCATGTTAGATGATGACCTAGAGAATCTTGTTGCAATGGATTTACCTTCATCTGAAGAACAGATCTCCAAAAGTGCCACAGAAAAGGAGAACAGTCAAGTGCATGAGACTATCAGTTCAAGTCATGATTTGCATAATGTTGTATCCGTGATCCCACCTTCATCTGAAGGACGAAATCTTATGATGAGCATAGCAACTGTGCAAGATAAAGAGGCTGAAGCTGGAGTGCTTGATAAAGAGTCCAATGACTATGCAAGTTTGGGTGAGGACCAAGGGAATCTTGTCAATGTCCATTCATCTTCATCTGAAGAAAAAATCGCTGAAAGCACCTCAGGGAAACTGAATGGTGAAGCACAGATTTTGGCTTCTGATAGTGCAACTCAGGTCAATCAGCAGAACTTAGTTGATTCTGCAGTCAATGGAAACTCTAATCAGGAAATGCCCCTGGACAGTTCACCCTCGGTACAGCCTCTGATAGCCTTGGTTCTTGGTGGTTCACTAACAGCAAATCAG GCAGACCAAGACCATGGTACTGATATGTTAGCCACATCAAGTGCAGCACAAGATGGAGATGCACAAGCTTGCGTAAATCAGAATACTTGTCAACCTATGGACTCCCATTTCCATGATGGAATTGAATTTCAGCCAAGTAGTGAAGACTCTGACTTTAATCAAGTTACCCATGTTGCAATGCAATTTAATGCGAACCTCCCTGCTTTTTCAGAACAAACTGGTTTGCAACCTCTGACAAGTTTTTCCTTGAATCAGCCATCTTATGTACCTACTAATGGCTTTGGTCTACCTTTCTCAGACACAAGATCAACATTTGTTACATCTAATTTGCCTCTTCCTTTCAACtgtgatttgcttcaaaaggaattggaaagattgggaagagaaagagaagaaaacctCAAGTCTCATGAAAATAAA AAGCTGCAATTGAAATCTGATATGGAGAAGGGGATAGAGGAATTGAAAGCTGAAATTTGTCAAGAATATGAGACTGAACTCCAACAGATAGAGGCAgaatttttccttaaaaaggAAGATTTGCTTGCAGTTCACGGAAAAGTATTAATCCATACGATGTTGGCTCGGGCATGGGATCTGGCTTTCAAGTCCATTGGCAAGGATAATACAGGTTCAAGTTCATCTGGAGTGCATCATG ATGGGAATTTTGCTGTTGACCGCCAACTGGTTCAGTCATGTATGCAGCAAAATGCACAAATGCCTTCTCTAGTTTCCAATTCATCTTTGGCCAACCCTCCTGCAGCTTGCAGACAGACAACCCCACTTGCACTGGCAACCAGTCCACACTATGCAGCTCCACTGATACAGAATGTTGATCTTTTGCCTACTTCTTCTCCTGGCCTTTCTTCGACCAATGCAGCAAGTCACCCCCACATCGGTTCCTTCTCCTCTTCAACAGGAAGACCCCAAGGTAGAGTTGAGATTCGTTCGCCTCTCCCACATCTTCAACCTCGTAGACCTTCAACACCCTTTACTGGAGGTACCAGTCCTTTCTCTCATGAAGATGGGTCATCAAATCAGCAGTCACATAGAAGCTCACCTTCATCGTCTCTCCTGGAACTTTTTCTCACACAAACCCCGGCACCCACACAGATGTCTGTTCCATATAATATGGGACATGATCATGAAACTGCAGGGGAACCTTCAATATCCGTTACTGGTACCAGTCCTGTCTATCCACAATGTGAAGTTATATCAAATCAGCAGCCACATAGGAATTTCCCTCCATCGCTTTCATCTCATAGGCAACGACCTTTGGCCTTCACACAACAATTTGATCTTTTGCCTACTCCTCCTCCTGGCCTTTCTTCGACCAATGCAGCAAGTCACCCCCACATGGGTTCCTTCTCCTCTTCGACAGGAAGACCCCAAGGTAGAGTTGAGATTCGTTCGCCTCTCCCACATCTTCAACCTCGTAGACCTTCAACACCCTTGACTAGAGGTAACAGTCCTTTCTCTCATAAAGATGGGTCATCGAATCAGCAGTCACATAGAAGCTCACCTTCGTCGTCTCTCCTGGAACTTTTTCTCACACAACCCCCGCGCCCACACAGATGTTTGTTCCCTATAATATACAACATGATCATGAAACTGCAGGGGAACCTTCAATATCCGTTACTGGTACCGGTCTTGTCTATCCACAATGTGAAGTTATATCAAATCAGCAGCCACATAGGAATTCCCCTCCATCTCCCTTACTTTCATCTCATACTCAACGACCTTTGGcctccacacacacacaatttgATCTTTTGCCTACTCCTTCTCCTGGCCTTTCTTCGACCAATGCAGCAAGTCACCCCCACATCGGTTCCTTCTCCTCTTCAACAGGAAGACCCCAAGGTAGAGTTGAGATTCGTGCCCCTCCCCCACATCTTCAACCTCGTAGACTTTCAACACCTTTTACTGGAGGTACCAGTCCTTTCTCTCATGAAGATGGGTCATCAAATCAGCAGTCACATAGAAACTCACTTTCGTCATCTCTCCTGGAACTTTTTCTCACACAGCCCCCAGCGCCCACACGGATGTCTGTTCCCTATAATATGGAACATGATCATGAAACTGCAGAGGAACCTTCAATATCCGTTACTGGTACCAGTCCTGTCTATCAACAATGTAGAGTTGTATCAAATCAGCAGCCAGATAGGAATTCCCCTCCAGCTCCTCCATTATTTTCTCCTCATACCCAACGACCCTTGGTCCCCACACAACAATTTGTTCCTGATAATATAG
- the LOC112200477 gene encoding helicase protein MOM1 isoform X3 — MACVNKIIDRSSASTSDNLGRNIIATPEDNMFEFEDRIKLLEAQKKDLHPLLRPDTIKLCGILQLSDAAKIFVELLLEYVLNNHLIKRELTMLQAFQISLCWTAASLLKQKVNHKESLACVKKHLNFNCNKDEVDYVYAMLQCLKSTAYFKAAESPKFAESSCRCPLKDHSDAKVSHSVTCKFHKVTSEHGDLSLNQEYIAQKDVSKSIKQIQKKFQKKMKKFNDKQLKERSEILRSYKEEKENLEFKHKIESIVIRTCLWRNILLKKGKPKMWEIEQEKEVEDHKHQMEMRLEHLKKLQLEAASKLKKKEDTWVEELKRWAHDELFYRPSLDAPESAHSMTVGVMELSKTADYVTDKACSRPITATTPSWSISTNSALDTMTSEAGLFTDVMGKNNSGKSCHDQENFVSVNSGAKNFITVGGTSDNAEVLLDVTEICSTAALTEAITFSLPSFDECLHNTNPLPISDAVVRLEVAETVNSVDGPQRPLLLNLTSLEQNPNGAAVSVPDSEAPVGLHETISTGHDLCNVGSEIPHSCEEQAHVISPVTMQDKEAETGVHVMLDDDLENLVAMDLPSSEEQISKSATEKENSQVHETISSSHDLHNVVSVIPPSSEGRNLMMSIATVQDKEAEAGVLDKESNDYASLGEDQGNLVNVHSSSSEEKIAESTSGKLNGEAQILASDSATQVNQQNLVDSAVNGNSNQEMPLDSSPSVQPLIALVLGGSLTANQADQDHGTDMLATSSAAQDGDAQACVNQNTCQPMDSHFHDGIEFQPSSEDSDFNQVTHVAMQFNANLPAFSEQTGLQPLTSFSLNQPSYVPTNGFGLPFSDTRSTFVTSNLPLPFNCDLLQKELERLGREREENLKSHENKKLQLKSDMEKGIEELKAEICQEYETELQQIEAEFFLKKEDLLAVHGKVLIHTMLARAWDLAFKSIGKDNTGSSSSGVHHDGNFAVDRQLVQSCMQQNAQMPSLVSNSSLANPPAACRQTTPLALATSPHYAAPLIQNVDLLPTSSPGLSSTNAASHPHIGSFSSSTGRPQGRVEIRSPLPHLQPRRPSTPFTGGTSPFSHEDGSSNQQSHRSSPSSSLLELFLTQTPAPTQMSVPYNMGHDHETAGEPSISVTGTSPVYPQCEVISNQQPHRNFPPSLSSHRQRPLAFTQQFDLLPTPPPGLSSTNAASHPHMGSFSSSTGRPQGRVEIRSPLPHLQPRRPSTPLTRGNSPFSHKDGSSNQQSHRSSPSSSLLELFLTQPPRPHRCLFPIIYNMIMKLQGNLQYPLLVPVLSIHNVKLYQISSHIGIPLHLPYFHLILNDLWPPHTHNLIFCLLLLLAFLRPMQQVTPTSVPSPLQQEDPKVELRFVPLPHIFNLVDFQHLLLEVPVLSLMKMGHQISSHIETHFRHLSWNFFSHSPQRPHGCLFPIIWNMIMKLQRNLQYPLLVPVLSINNVELYQISSQIGIPLQLLHYFLLIPNDPWSPHNNLFLII, encoded by the exons ATGGCTTGtgtaaataaaataattgaTCGAAGCTCTGCCTCTACTTCAGATAATTTGGGTAGAAATATCATAGCAACACCAGAAGATAACATGTTTGAATTTGAAGACAGAATAAAATTGCTTGAGGCTCAGAAGAAGGACCTCCATCCTCTTTTGAGGCCAGACACAATAAAACTATGTGGAATCCTACAACTCTCA GATGCTGCCAAGATTTTCGTTGAACTGCTTCTTGAATATGTACTCAATAACCACCTTATTAAAAGAGAATTAACAATGTTGCAGGCTTTTCAGATATCTCTG TGTTGGACTGCAGCGTCATTGCTGAAGCAGAAAGTCAATCACAAAGAATCCCTTGCCTGTGTGAAGAAGCATCTTAACTTCAATTGCAATAAGGACGAGGTGGACTACGTGTATGCAATGCTGCAGTGTCTGAAAAGTACAGCATATTTTAAGGCTGCAGAGTCTCCAAAATTTGCTGAATCATCTTGTAGATGTCCTTTGAAGGACCATTCAGATGCAAAGGTTTCTCACTCTGTCACTTGTAAATTCCATAAGGTCACATCAGAGCATGGTGACTTGTCACTAAATCAAGAATATATAGCACAAAAGGATGTCTCAAAGAGTATCAAACAAATTCAGAAAAAGTTccaaaagaagatgaaaaaaTTTAATGATAAGCAATTGAAAGAGAGAAGTGAAATTTTGAGAAGTTAcaaggaagagaaggaaaaCCTGGAATTTAAGCACAAAATAGAGTCCATTGTTATTCGAACTTGTTTGTGGAGAAATATATTGCTCAAAAAAGGTAAGCCTAAAATGTGGGAAAttgaacaagaaaaagaagtgGAAGACCATAAACACCAAATGGAAATGCGTCTTGAACATCTCAAGAAATTGCAGCTGGAAGCAGCAAGCAAGCTAAAGAAGAAGGAGGACACATGGGTAGAAGAATTGAAAAGATGGGCTCATGATGAATTGTTTTATAGGCCATCTTTAGATGCACCTGAGTCTGCACATAGCATGACCGTGGGAGTGATGGAATTGTCTAAAACAGCTGATTATGTTACTGATAAAGCATGCAGTCGTCCCATTACAGCAACAACTCCATCTTGGTCCATTAGCACCAATTCTGCATTAGATACAATGACTTCTGAGGCTGGTTTATTTACTGATGTTATGGGGAAGAACAATTCTGGCAAGTCTTGTCATGATCAAGAGAATTTTGTATCTGTAAACTCTGGTGCCAAAAACTTTATTACTGTTGGAGGCACTTCTGACAATGCTGAGGTTCTGCTGGATGTTACTGAAATCTGCTCTACTGCTGCTCTAACTGAAGCTATAACCTTCAGTCTTCCTTCATTTGATGAATGCCTTCACAATACAAATCCATTACCCATTTCTGATGCAGTGGTCAGACTAGAAGTGGCTGAAACTGTCAATTCAGTTGATGGTCCACAGCGACCCCTTCTTTTGAATCTGACATCTCTAGAACAGAATCCTAATGGTGCCGCAGTAAGTGTTCCTGACAGTGAGGCTCCAGTGGGATTGCATGAGACCATCAGTACAGGTCATGATTTGTGTAATGTTGGGTCCGAGATCCCACATTCATGTGAGGAACAAGCTCATGTAATCAGTCCAGTGACTATGCAAGATAAAGAGGCCGAAACGGGAGTGCATGTCATGTTAGATGATGACCTAGAGAATCTTGTTGCAATGGATTTACCTTCATCTGAAGAACAGATCTCCAAAAGTGCCACAGAAAAGGAGAACAGTCAAGTGCATGAGACTATCAGTTCAAGTCATGATTTGCATAATGTTGTATCCGTGATCCCACCTTCATCTGAAGGACGAAATCTTATGATGAGCATAGCAACTGTGCAAGATAAAGAGGCTGAAGCTGGAGTGCTTGATAAAGAGTCCAATGACTATGCAAGTTTGGGTGAGGACCAAGGGAATCTTGTCAATGTCCATTCATCTTCATCTGAAGAAAAAATCGCTGAAAGCACCTCAGGGAAACTGAATGGTGAAGCACAGATTTTGGCTTCTGATAGTGCAACTCAGGTCAATCAGCAGAACTTAGTTGATTCTGCAGTCAATGGAAACTCTAATCAGGAAATGCCCCTGGACAGTTCACCCTCGGTACAGCCTCTGATAGCCTTGGTTCTTGGTGGTTCACTAACAGCAAATCAG GCAGACCAAGACCATGGTACTGATATGTTAGCCACATCAAGTGCAGCACAAGATGGAGATGCACAAGCTTGCGTAAATCAGAATACTTGTCAACCTATGGACTCCCATTTCCATGATGGAATTGAATTTCAGCCAAGTAGTGAAGACTCTGACTTTAATCAAGTTACCCATGTTGCAATGCAATTTAATGCGAACCTCCCTGCTTTTTCAGAACAAACTGGTTTGCAACCTCTGACAAGTTTTTCCTTGAATCAGCCATCTTATGTACCTACTAATGGCTTTGGTCTACCTTTCTCAGACACAAGATCAACATTTGTTACATCTAATTTGCCTCTTCCTTTCAACtgtgatttgcttcaaaaggaattggaaagattgggaagagaaagagaagaaaacctCAAGTCTCATGAAAATAAA AAGCTGCAATTGAAATCTGATATGGAGAAGGGGATAGAGGAATTGAAAGCTGAAATTTGTCAAGAATATGAGACTGAACTCCAACAGATAGAGGCAgaatttttccttaaaaaggAAGATTTGCTTGCAGTTCACGGAAAAGTATTAATCCATACGATGTTGGCTCGGGCATGGGATCTGGCTTTCAAGTCCATTGGCAAGGATAATACAGGTTCAAGTTCATCTGGAGTGCATCATG ATGGGAATTTTGCTGTTGACCGCCAACTGGTTCAGTCATGTATGCAGCAAAATGCACAAATGCCTTCTCTAGTTTCCAATTCATCTTTGGCCAACCCTCCTGCAGCTTGCAGACAGACAACCCCACTTGCACTGGCAACCAGTCCACACTATGCAGCTCCACTGATACAGAATGTTGATCTTTTGCCTACTTCTTCTCCTGGCCTTTCTTCGACCAATGCAGCAAGTCACCCCCACATCGGTTCCTTCTCCTCTTCAACAGGAAGACCCCAAGGTAGAGTTGAGATTCGTTCGCCTCTCCCACATCTTCAACCTCGTAGACCTTCAACACCCTTTACTGGAGGTACCAGTCCTTTCTCTCATGAAGATGGGTCATCAAATCAGCAGTCACATAGAAGCTCACCTTCATCGTCTCTCCTGGAACTTTTTCTCACACAAACCCCGGCACCCACACAGATGTCTGTTCCATATAATATGGGACATGATCATGAAACTGCAGGGGAACCTTCAATATCCGTTACTGGTACCAGTCCTGTCTATCCACAATGTGAAGTTATATCAAATCAGCAGCCACATAGGAATTTCCCTCCATCGCTTTCATCTCATAGGCAACGACCTTTGGCCTTCACACAACAATTTGATCTTTTGCCTACTCCTCCTCCTGGCCTTTCTTCGACCAATGCAGCAAGTCACCCCCACATGGGTTCCTTCTCCTCTTCGACAGGAAGACCCCAAGGTAGAGTTGAGATTCGTTCGCCTCTCCCACATCTTCAACCTCGTAGACCTTCAACACCCTTGACTAGAGGTAACAGTCCTTTCTCTCATAAAGATGGGTCATCGAATCAGCAGTCACATAGAAGCTCACCTTCGTCGTCTCTCCTGGAACTTTTTCTCACACAACCCCCGCGCCCACACAGATGTTTGTTCCCTATAATATACAACATGATCATGAAACTGCAGGGGAACCTTCAATATCCGTTACTGGTACCGGTCTTGTCTATCCACAATGTGAAGTTATATCAAATCAGCAGCCACATAGGAATTCCCCTCCATCTCCCTTACTTTCATCTCATACTCAACGACCTTTGGcctccacacacacacaatttgATCTTTTGCCTACTCCTTCTCCTGGCCTTTCTTCGACCAATGCAGCAAGTCACCCCCACATCGGTTCCTTCTCCTCTTCAACAGGAAGACCCCAAGGTAGAGTTGAGATTCGTGCCCCTCCCCCACATCTTCAACCTCGTAGACTTTCAACACCTTTTACTGGAGGTACCAGTCCTTTCTCTCATGAAGATGGGTCATCAAATCAGCAGTCACATAGAAACTCACTTTCGTCATCTCTCCTGGAACTTTTTCTCACACAGCCCCCAGCGCCCACACGGATGTCTGTTCCCTATAATATGGAACATGATCATGAAACTGCAGAGGAACCTTCAATATCCGTTACTGGTACCAGTCCTGTCTATCAACAATGTAGAGTTGTATCAAATCAGCAGCCAGATAGGAATTCCCCTCCAGCTCCTCCATTATTTTCTCCTCATACCCAACGACCCTTGGTCCCCACACAACAATTTGTTCCTGATAATATAG